A genomic stretch from Longimicrobium sp. includes:
- a CDS encoding GNAT family N-acetyltransferase, whose amino-acid sequence MSARITIRPATPNDADTFLGLVDQLADYEKLDRPSPEARGRLVADAFGPRQRISVFLGELDGTAVSYAIVLETYSSFLALPTLYLEDLFVLPDARRHGIGGAFFRFLAGEAVRRGCGRMEWVVLDWNELAIGFYDKLGARRMTEWYTYRLNAEQLQEIAGAAS is encoded by the coding sequence ATGAGCGCCCGCATCACCATCCGCCCCGCCACGCCAAACGACGCGGACACGTTCCTGGGCCTGGTGGACCAGCTCGCCGATTACGAGAAGCTGGACCGGCCCTCGCCCGAGGCGCGCGGCCGGCTGGTGGCGGACGCGTTCGGGCCGCGGCAGCGGATCAGCGTGTTCCTGGGCGAGCTGGACGGGACGGCGGTGTCGTACGCCATCGTGCTGGAAACGTACTCGTCGTTCCTGGCGCTTCCCACGCTGTACCTGGAAGACCTCTTCGTGCTGCCCGACGCGCGGCGCCACGGGATCGGAGGCGCATTCTTCCGGTTCCTGGCGGGTGAGGCGGTGCGTCGCGGATGCGGGCGGATGGAGTGGGTGGTGCTGGACTGGAACGAGCTCGCGATCGGGTTCTACGACAAGCTGGGCGCCCGCCGGATGACCGAGTGGTACACCTATCGGCTGAACGCCGAGCAGCTGCAGGAGATCGCGGGCGCGGCTTCATGA